A portion of the Paucilactobacillus hokkaidonensis JCM 18461 genome contains these proteins:
- the dprA gene encoding DNA-processing protein DprA, producing the protein MMNINLFLLKLHLCPGIGIVREFKLYYAFTNNLYNTNITELCILANFTAKQSEVVITNWHSRDLNENVKKHWFECHFITIEDAQYPQQLKESYCPPIVLFYRGKLDLLNTTMLGVVGARKNTSYGKQALKNLLPSIVTKPITIVSGLAAGIDGISHEITLQARGQTIGVIGTGIDVTYPKEHQALQSQVAQFGLLLSEFPLTSKPFRSHFPQRNRIIAGLCETLLVVEAKEKSGSLITASLALQENRNVCAVPGRIDALMSVGCNQLILAGAKPILTANDLLEEFLS; encoded by the coding sequence TTGATGAATATTAACTTATTTTTACTTAAATTACATTTATGTCCAGGGATCGGTATTGTTCGTGAATTTAAATTGTATTATGCATTCACTAATAATCTGTATAATACAAACATCACTGAACTATGTATATTGGCCAATTTTACGGCTAAACAATCTGAAGTGGTTATTACCAATTGGCATTCCAGAGATTTGAACGAAAATGTTAAAAAACATTGGTTTGAGTGTCATTTTATTACTATTGAAGATGCACAATACCCACAGCAATTAAAAGAGAGTTACTGCCCGCCAATTGTTTTATTTTATCGAGGAAAATTAGATTTACTTAATACAACGATGCTCGGAGTTGTTGGTGCAAGGAAAAACACTAGTTATGGAAAACAAGCATTGAAGAATTTGCTACCATCCATCGTGACCAAACCAATTACAATTGTGAGCGGGTTAGCAGCTGGAATTGATGGAATTAGTCATGAAATTACTTTGCAAGCACGAGGGCAGACAATTGGGGTAATTGGAACCGGTATCGATGTTACTTATCCTAAGGAACATCAAGCATTACAAAGTCAGGTTGCCCAGTTTGGATTATTATTATCCGAGTTTCCATTAACTAGTAAACCATTTCGATCACATTTTCCACAACGCAATCGAATTATTGCTGGGTTATGTGAAACTTTATTAGTAGTAGAAGCAAAAGAAAAAAGTGGCAGTCTAATTACTGCTAGTTTAGCGTTACAAGAAAACCGGAATGTGTGCGCTGTGCCAGGCAGAATTGATGCTTTGATGTCGGTTGGATGTAATCAATTAATCTTGGCTGGTGCAAAACCAATTTTGACTGCAAACGACTTATTGGAAGAGTTCTTAAGTTGA
- a CDS encoding ribonuclease HII, with protein sequence MDKQTILQVKTKLSTVSDLNDPLLKILKADPRKGVQLAINSAIRRIKRSQANILAFKHRFQFENELWQQGESLVAGIDEVGRGPLAGPVVTAAVILDDSFDLIAVTDSKQLSAHEREKLYLRIIQEAIEVNICVKDNAVIDKYNIYQATRLAMAQTVAELHHQPSHLIVDAVPIASNIPQITLIKGDQKSISVAAASIVAKEYRDHLMQTYDLIYPGYDFAHNMGYGTAKHLAGLKALGVTPIHRYSFSPVPNFERK encoded by the coding sequence TTGGATAAACAAACAATCTTGCAAGTAAAAACTAAACTCTCGACAGTTAGCGATTTAAATGATCCATTGTTAAAAATTTTAAAAGCCGATCCTCGCAAAGGTGTTCAACTGGCAATTAACTCTGCTATTCGACGAATTAAACGATCACAGGCAAACATATTAGCGTTTAAACATCGGTTTCAGTTTGAAAATGAATTATGGCAACAGGGTGAGTCGCTTGTAGCAGGAATAGATGAGGTCGGTCGAGGACCGTTGGCTGGTCCGGTTGTCACAGCGGCTGTAATTTTGGATGATAGTTTTGATTTAATCGCTGTAACAGACTCTAAACAATTGAGTGCTCATGAACGAGAAAAGTTATATCTAAGAATAATTCAAGAAGCGATTGAAGTTAATATATGCGTGAAGGATAATGCGGTAATTGATAAATATAATATTTATCAGGCGACCCGACTTGCAATGGCTCAAACAGTAGCTGAATTACATCATCAACCAAGTCATTTGATTGTTGATGCAGTTCCAATTGCTAGTAATATTCCACAAATAACCCTAATTAAAGGTGATCAAAAAAGTATTAGCGTTGCCGCTGCAAGTATTGTGGCAAAAGAATATCGCGACCATTTAATGCAAACTTACGATTTGATTTATCCGGGATATGATTTTGCACATAATATGGGTTATGGCACGGCAAAGCATCTTGCCGGGCTAAAAGCATTGGGTGTGACACCCATTCATCGGTATTCTTTTTCACCAGTACCAAATTTTGAACGAAAATAA